One region of Buchnera aphidicola (Eriosoma lanigerum) genomic DNA includes:
- a CDS encoding FAD:protein FMN transferase, whose protein sequence is MGTNWKITIPKCNLHNQSIKNIKKVITNKLNKYEQKLSSWNNKSFVSIFNKYKARQPKLIDNDLEEIISMGIKIEKKTHGALDIFIGSLINKWGFGPIKKAKKYLSEHKIKKILNTTGIKYIQLVKNISGTYIQKSIPNLQINLSTMGEGFAADQLNKFLKQKKIQNYTITIGGVVIGKTNQKKNNIPVAILAPINNKNIVYSIINLKKGKAISTSGTYRNYYKINKKNISHLINPITGKPINNSLVSVSVIANSALEADAWDTALMVLGLKEAKKIAILEKLSVYFIIKKNNHFYTWYSPQFKQFLF, encoded by the coding sequence ATGGGTACAAATTGGAAAATTACTATTCCTAAATGTAATCTACACAACCAATCAATAAAAAACATAAAAAAAGTTATTACAAATAAACTAAATAAATATGAACAAAAATTATCTTCTTGGAATAACAAATCATTTGTATCAATTTTTAATAAATATAAAGCAAGACAACCAAAATTAATAGATAATGATTTAGAAGAAATTATTTCTATGGGAATAAAAATAGAAAAAAAAACTCATGGAGCATTAGATATTTTTATAGGATCATTAATAAATAAATGGGGATTCGGTCCTATCAAAAAAGCAAAAAAATATTTATCAGAACATAAAATAAAAAAAATTCTTAATACTACAGGAATAAAATATATTCAACTAGTTAAAAATATATCTGGAACATATATTCAAAAATCTATTCCAAATCTTCAAATTAACTTGTCTACAATGGGAGAAGGATTTGCAGCAGATCAATTAAACAAATTCTTAAAACAAAAAAAAATTCAAAATTATACTATTACAATAGGTGGAGTAGTCATAGGAAAAACTAATCAAAAAAAAAATAATATTCCAGTGGCTATATTAGCTCCAATTAATAATAAAAACATTGTTTATTCTATAATTAATCTTAAAAAAGGAAAAGCAATTAGTACATCAGGTACTTATCGTAATTATTATAAAATTAATAAAAAAAATATTTCTCATTTAATTAATCCTATAACTGGAAAACCAATTAATAATAGTTTAGTATCCGTAAGTGTGATAGCTAATTCTGCATTAGAAGCTGATGCATGGGATACAGCACTAATGGTTTTAGGATTAAAAGAAGCAAAAAAAATAGCAATTTTAGAAAAATTATCCGTTTACTTTATAATAAAAAAGAATAACCATTTTTATACATGGTATTCTCCACAATTTAAACAGTTTTTATTTTAA
- a CDS encoding Do family serine endopeptidase, which translates to MFWSIFNNTVIAKSLLQSSTPSLAPMLEKVIPSVVSISIEGMVKTNSCQLKRSVNYYSDSKICVHKKKVLLQNNLLCNGSVKSNYDVSYHKFHALGSGVIINSEFGYVVTNNHVIENAKKIQVQLNDGRCSEAKVIGRDIRTDIALLKLTLLTNLTAITISNSNLIKVGDYAIAIGNPYGLGETVTSGIISALGRSGLHLENYENFIQTDAAINRGNSGGALVNLKGELIGINTAILAPDGGNIGIGFAIPSNMVQHLTKQIMKYGHVIRGQLGIIGTELTSELAKIMKVNTNHGVFVSQVLSNSSAQKAGIHAGDIIVSVYDKMILNFSSFRTEINSFPINTELDLGILRNGIVRHILVKLKYNFNEKVKYFTNDKILNGVYFCNDYYRGKNIVRVDHVLKDSYAFRIGFKKNDIIVNINNHIINNIKDLKNILVKTNNLFAFLVNRNDHFIYLFLKK; encoded by the coding sequence ATGTTTTGGAGCATATTTAATAATACAGTTATTGCAAAATCTTTATTACAAAGTTCAACTCCTAGTTTGGCACCTATGTTAGAGAAGGTTATACCATCAGTTGTTAGTATTAGTATTGAAGGAATGGTAAAAACAAATTCATGTCAGTTAAAACGTTCTGTTAATTATTATTCCGATAGTAAGATATGTGTACATAAAAAAAAAGTGTTATTACAAAATAATTTATTATGTAATGGTTCTGTGAAATCAAATTATGATGTGAGTTATCATAAATTCCATGCTTTAGGATCAGGTGTTATTATTAATTCTGAATTTGGTTATGTTGTCACTAATAATCATGTAATTGAAAACGCTAAAAAAATACAAGTGCAATTAAATGATGGAAGATGTTCTGAAGCAAAAGTAATTGGTAGAGATATTCGTACTGATATTGCATTATTAAAATTAACTTTGTTGACTAATTTAACTGCTATTACTATTTCTAATTCAAATTTAATTAAAGTTGGAGATTATGCTATAGCTATTGGAAATCCTTATGGTTTAGGAGAAACGGTAACTTCTGGTATTATTTCAGCTTTAGGTAGAAGTGGATTGCATTTAGAAAATTATGAAAATTTTATTCAAACTGATGCTGCAATAAATCGAGGTAATTCTGGAGGGGCATTGGTTAATTTAAAAGGAGAACTTATTGGTATTAATACAGCTATATTAGCTCCTGATGGTGGTAACATTGGTATTGGTTTTGCGATTCCTAGTAATATGGTGCAACATTTAACTAAACAAATAATGAAATATGGACATGTAATAAGAGGACAGTTAGGTATTATAGGGACAGAGTTAACTTCAGAATTAGCTAAAATAATGAAAGTTAATACTAATCATGGTGTATTTGTTAGTCAAGTATTATCTAATTCATCTGCACAAAAAGCTGGGATTCATGCAGGAGATATTATTGTTTCTGTTTATGACAAGATGATATTAAATTTTTCTTCTTTTCGTACAGAAATTAATTCATTTCCAATTAATACAGAATTAGATTTAGGTATACTTAGAAATGGAATTGTTCGTCATATATTGGTCAAATTAAAATACAATTTTAATGAAAAAGTAAAATATTTTACTAATGATAAAATTCTTAATGGTGTATATTTTTGTAATGATTATTATAGAGGAAAAAATATTGTAAGGGTAGATCATGTTTTAAAAGATAGTTATGCTTTTAGAATTGGATTTAAAAAAAATGATATTATTGTTAATATTAACAATCATATTATCAATAATATAAAAGATTTAAAAAATATTTTAGTCAAAACGAATAATTTGTTTGCTTTTCTTGTGAACCGTAATGATCATTTTATTTATTTATTTTTAAAAAAATAA
- the dapD gene encoding 2,3,4,5-tetrahydropyridine-2,6-dicarboxylate N-succinyltransferase → MNYYKNIIEYIFDNKIKINSFTINQEEKQAISYIIEQLNTGKLRIAEKINNQWITHQWLKKAVLLTFCLNENQIIENQTHPYFDKIPLKYKNYTQEQFVTEQIRIVPPATVRYGSFIAKNTILMPSYVNIGAYIDTNTMIDTWATIGSCAQIGKNVHISGGVGIGGVLEPLQNNPTIIEDNCFIGARSEIVEGVIIEEGCVISMGVFIGQSTKIYDRENNKILYGKVPKNSVVISGSLPSQTGNCNLYCAVIVKTVDHNTLKKIELNQLLRNIN, encoded by the coding sequence ATGAACTATTACAAAAACATTATTGAATATATTTTTGATAATAAAATAAAAATTAATAGCTTTACAATTAATCAAGAAGAAAAGCAAGCTATCTCATATATTATAGAACAACTAAATACAGGGAAACTTAGAATTGCAGAAAAAATTAATAATCAATGGATTACACATCAATGGTTAAAAAAAGCTGTATTACTCACTTTTTGCTTAAATGAAAATCAAATTATAGAAAATCAAACTCATCCTTATTTTGATAAAATCCCACTAAAATATAAAAACTATACTCAAGAACAATTCGTTACTGAACAAATAAGAATAGTACCACCTGCAACTGTACGATATGGTTCTTTTATTGCTAAAAATACAATATTAATGCCTTCTTATGTAAATATTGGTGCATATATTGATACTAATACTATGATTGATACATGGGCGACAATTGGATCATGTGCTCAAATAGGAAAAAATGTACATATCTCTGGAGGTGTAGGAATTGGAGGAGTATTAGAACCATTACAAAATAATCCTACAATCATTGAAGATAATTGTTTTATCGGTGCTAGATCTGAAATTGTAGAAGGAGTAATAATAGAAGAAGGTTGTGTAATTTCTATGGGAGTATTTATTGGACAAAGTACTAAAATTTATGACCGAGAAAATAACAAAATCTTATATGGTAAAGTACCTAAAAATTCTGTAGTTATTTCTGGAAGTTTACCTTCTCAAACAGGGAATTGTAATTTATATTGTGCTGTTATAGTAAAAACTGTTGATCATAACACTTTAAAAAAAATTGAATTAAATCAATTATTAAGAAATATTAATTAA
- the map gene encoding type I methionyl aminopeptidase — MTISIKTTQEINKIKISCKLASEVLEMIEEFIVPNITTEEINQICHLYITNKQKAQSACLGYYGYPKSICISINDVVCHGIPNKNQTLKIGDIVNIDVAIIKDEYYGDTSKMFIVQKTSILGTRLCNVTLNSLYLSFTVIKPGVRLQLIGKTIQQYVEKNGFSVVKEYCGHGIGKNFHEEPQILHYDGYDQGVILQENMIFTIEPMVNAGSHEIRLMKDQWTVKTKDRNLSAQYEHTILVTKYGCEILTKQHQENIPTIFIN, encoded by the coding sequence ATGACTATATCTATTAAAACTACTCAAGAAATTAATAAAATTAAAATATCATGTAAACTAGCATCTGAAGTATTAGAAATGATTGAAGAATTTATTGTTCCTAATATTACTACTGAAGAAATTAATCAAATTTGTCATCTATATATTACAAACAAACAAAAAGCTCAATCTGCTTGTCTAGGTTATTATGGTTATCCAAAATCAATATGTATTTCTATTAATGATGTTGTTTGTCACGGTATACCAAATAAAAATCAAACCTTAAAAATAGGTGATATTGTAAATATTGATGTAGCTATTATAAAAGACGAATATTATGGTGATACATCAAAAATGTTTATTGTTCAAAAAACCAGTATACTAGGAACTAGACTATGTAATGTAACCTTAAATAGTCTATATCTATCATTTACTGTTATAAAGCCAGGAGTAAGATTACAATTAATAGGAAAAACAATTCAACAATATGTAGAAAAAAATGGTTTTTCAGTAGTAAAAGAATATTGTGGACATGGAATAGGAAAAAATTTTCATGAAGAACCACAAATATTACATTATGATGGTTATGATCAAGGAGTCATTTTACAAGAAAACATGATTTTTACTATTGAACCTATGGTTAATGCAGGTAGTCATGAAATTAGATTAATGAAAGATCAATGGACAGTGAAAACTAAAGATAGAAATTTATCAGCTCAATATGAACATACTATTTTAGTTACAAAATATGGTTGTGAAATTTTAACTAAACAACATCAAGAAAATATACCTACAATATTTATAAACTAA
- the rpsB gene encoding 30S ribosomal protein S2, giving the protein MITVSMKDMLKAGVHFGHQTRYWNPKMKPFIYGSRNRVHIINLEKTLPMFSLAMIELKKIFLKKGKILFVGTKKAANKNIKNIAINLNQFYVNYRWLGGMLTNWKTVRQSIKRLKDLELESTDGTFDKLTKKEVLLRLRELKKLENSLGGIKNMGGLPDAVFIIDADHEHIAVKEANNLGIPVFAVVDTNSNPDGVDFIIPGNDDSVRAINLYLTSITSVILNNSISSIELSTSSIS; this is encoded by the coding sequence ATGATAACTGTTTCTATGAAAGATATGTTAAAAGCTGGGGTACATTTTGGTCATCAAACTCGTTATTGGAATCCTAAAATGAAACCTTTTATTTATGGTTCTCGTAATAGAGTGCATATTATTAATTTAGAAAAAACATTACCTATGTTTAGTTTAGCGATGATAGAATTAAAAAAAATATTTTTAAAAAAAGGAAAGATTCTATTTGTAGGAACAAAAAAGGCAGCAAATAAAAATATTAAAAATATTGCTATCAATTTAAATCAATTTTATGTTAATTATCGTTGGCTTGGTGGTATGTTAACAAATTGGAAAACTGTACGTCAATCAATAAAACGTTTAAAAGATTTAGAATTAGAATCTACAGATGGTACATTTGATAAATTAACTAAAAAAGAAGTATTACTAAGGTTAAGAGAATTAAAAAAATTAGAAAATAGTTTAGGTGGAATTAAAAACATGGGTGGTTTACCTGATGCTGTTTTTATAATTGATGCTGATCATGAACATATTGCAGTAAAAGAAGCTAATAATTTAGGTATTCCAGTTTTTGCTGTTGTTGATACTAATTCTAATCCTGATGGTGTTGATTTTATTATTCCAGGAAATGATGATTCTGTTCGTGCAATCAATTTATATTTAACTAGTATTACTAGTGTTATTTTGAATAATTCAATAAGTTCTATTGAATTATCTACATCTAGTATAAGTTAG
- the tsf gene encoding translation elongation factor Ts: MINNVNVNLIQELRKRTGVGIMECKRALLEEHGDIELAVDNLRKNGLSQILKKQSNIALQGAIFTYVDNNQIGSMVEINCETDFVSRNSDFLRFGQEVVKQSAIEKIIDINLLNTKFELLKNQLIQRISENIVIRRVVITTGITVSSYIHASRIGVLVSSNFDDIKLAKHLAMHIAASKPDYLNKNNIPKEVIEREKRIQLDLIKKQNKPLFVAEKIINGKINKFINEISLLEQNFIFDLKIKVKDFLQSHGVKIKSFIRFELGENIKNNCN, encoded by the coding sequence ATGATTAATAACGTTAATGTCAATTTAATACAGGAGTTACGGAAACGAACTGGGGTAGGAATTATGGAATGTAAAAGAGCATTGTTAGAAGAACATGGAGATATAGAATTAGCAGTAGATAATTTAAGAAAAAATGGATTGTCTCAAATCTTAAAAAAACAATCTAATATTGCATTACAAGGTGCAATTTTTACATATGTTGATAATAATCAAATAGGTTCAATGGTAGAAATTAATTGTGAAACAGATTTCGTATCTAGAAATTCTGATTTTTTACGTTTTGGTCAAGAAGTTGTAAAACAATCAGCAATAGAAAAAATTATAGATATTAATCTATTAAATACTAAATTTGAATTATTAAAGAATCAATTAATTCAGAGGATTTCTGAAAATATTGTTATTCGAAGGGTAGTTATAACAACTGGAATAACAGTTAGTTCCTATATACATGCATCTCGTATAGGAGTATTAGTGAGTTCAAATTTTGATGATATTAAATTAGCTAAACATTTAGCTATGCATATTGCAGCTAGTAAACCGGATTACTTAAATAAAAATAATATACCAAAGGAAGTTATAGAAAGAGAAAAAAGAATTCAATTAGATTTAATAAAAAAACAAAATAAACCGTTGTTTGTTGCTGAAAAAATTATTAATGGAAAAATTAATAAATTTATTAATGAAATTTCTTTATTAGAACAAAATTTTATTTTTGATTTAAAAATTAAAGTAAAAGATTTTTTACAATCACATGGAGTAAAAATAAAATCTTTTATTCGATTTGAATTAGGAGAAAATATTAAAAATAATTGTAATTAA
- the pyrH gene encoding UMP kinase → MQSNTKPIYRRILLKISGQTLQKNIDGFGIDIQSIDRIAKEIKILFDYGVEIGLVIGGGNLFRGLHLKKLGVNKIISDQIGILSTIINSLAVKDAIDRASMDVRLMSAIKINGICEIYNYEKAIRLLSNRHVVIFSAGIGNPLFTTDSAACLRGIEIQADILLKGTKVNGVYDLDPEKHLNAVMYKQLSYHTVLEKEFQVMDLSAFTLARDHSLPIRVFNINKSGALHRIILGENEGTLITASNI, encoded by the coding sequence ATTCAGAGTAACACTAAACCTATATATAGACGCATTTTATTGAAGATAAGTGGTCAGACTTTACAAAAAAATATAGATGGATTTGGAATTGATATTCAATCTATTGATCGTATTGCAAAAGAAATAAAAATTTTATTTGATTATGGTGTAGAAATTGGATTGGTAATAGGTGGTGGTAATTTGTTTCGAGGTTTACATTTAAAAAAACTTGGAGTAAACAAAATTATTTCCGATCAGATTGGAATCTTGTCTACTATTATTAATAGTTTAGCTGTTAAGGATGCTATTGATAGAGCATCTATGGATGTTCGTCTAATGTCTGCAATAAAAATTAATGGAATTTGTGAAATTTATAATTATGAAAAAGCAATAAGATTATTGTCTAATAGACATGTTGTAATTTTTTCTGCAGGTATAGGAAATCCATTATTTACAACTGATTCAGCAGCTTGTTTGAGAGGTATTGAAATTCAAGCTGATATTTTATTAAAAGGTACTAAAGTTAACGGTGTGTATGACTTGGATCCTGAAAAACATTTAAATGCTGTGATGTATAAACAATTAAGCTATCATACAGTGTTAGAAAAAGAATTTCAAGTGATGGATTTATCTGCTTTTACTTTAGCTCGAGATCATTCTTTACCAATTCGAGTGTTTAATATTAATAAATCAGGTGCTTTACATCGTATTATATTAGGAGAAAACGAGGGTACTTTAATTACTGCTTCAAATATTTAA
- the frr gene encoding ribosome recycling factor, whose translation MLLDFQNDVKNRMMQCVKLFEINIDKLRTGKASPTVLDGIHIEYFGSLQAIKNISNISIEDFRTLKINIFDKSVSNLIYKAINNSNLGLQVNIVGDIIRVIFPVLTEERRKNLIKLVRGEAEFSRIAVRNIRRSMNDKIKKFVKQNIIGKDDEYSTQIIIQNQTDKYIKEIDLILLNKEKELMTF comes from the coding sequence ATGTTATTAGATTTTCAAAATGATGTAAAAAATAGAATGATGCAGTGTGTAAAATTGTTTGAAATAAATATTGATAAGTTAAGAACAGGAAAAGCATCACCTACTGTATTAGATGGAATTCATATTGAATATTTTGGGTCTTTACAAGCTATAAAAAATATATCTAATATATCTATTGAAGATTTTCGTACATTAAAAATTAATATTTTTGATAAATCAGTCAGTAATTTAATATATAAAGCTATTAATAATTCTAATTTAGGTTTACAAGTAAATATAGTGGGAGATATTATTCGTGTAATATTTCCAGTATTGACAGAAGAAAGAAGAAAAAATTTAATTAAATTAGTTCGTGGAGAAGCTGAATTTAGTCGTATTGCTGTTCGTAATATAAGAAGATCTATGAATGATAAAATTAAAAAATTTGTTAAACAGAATATTATAGGAAAAGATGATGAATATAGTACTCAAATAATTATTCAAAATCAAACGGATAAATATATTAAAGAAATAGATTTGATCTTATTAAATAAAGAAAAAGAATTAATGACGTTTTAA
- the bamA gene encoding outer membrane protein assembly factor BamA yields MIMVIKKILIIVLTCIISSMSSNVQAENKWIVRKIEVVGLHRIPLNQVLSNICIHINQLISKKDLDNAIYSLFLTKKFENIKVFRLDHTLIFQLQEKLIISHISLLGTQILSIDQLKINLQKLGIIEGHYLDLFTINIFKKQLISFYQKVGKYKFTIDIRLKILHHGFANINIYLFDGYFYQLNKVEITGTKNFSLKNIYSLSQTYQKLLWWNIVGDKNYYPKILEDDLNTIQHFYFRKGYIHFFFNFIKLSRDNYNKNISIMIDIHEGQQYHISNILINGKFSNYCTKFIQLLHFHPGEIYNIFKINNLKSKIVKNIVNYGYNNVQVEIIPEFNESKKTVEIQIHIVPGIRYFIHHVYFKGNKYTNNSILFNIVHLIPGDIFRKNDCYHAQKMLMNTNFFKHVDVNIHSVANDSSKIDVVFNIKEKHSSSLNFNSGYGLETGVSINLNLIHNNWFGSGQLFKINTLNNNYQTYGEIVLANPYWTKDGKIFTNRIFYDQFKGGYSHFSDYMDKRFGLNSSIGYILDKHNQLQVGIGYIHNGLSYIKSKVFRFHDLLNNFNKFVHKQRGDSDTDDFSINYFLKNHYLLSSNKQMLKNISTLTGKITIPGSDNSFYKFILDNNQSVFLDKLKHFRLLLHSQLGIGDTWLLNKKMPFYENFYAGGLRSVRGFYMNSIGPQLITYDTTMHSCIQDKKNSICQIHNFIGGNYMVVTNVDLFFPNLIFDKIKKNKFSTSLFLDVGTVWDRHWKNMFDSNFWNKTLSYKNPNKIHSSIGITLRWNTSLGKIIISYAKPIGNYDRYKIEKFQFNIGNVF; encoded by the coding sequence ATGATTATGGTAATAAAAAAAATATTAATTATTGTTTTGACATGCATTATTTCTAGTATGAGTAGTAATGTACAAGCAGAGAATAAATGGATTGTTCGAAAAATTGAAGTTGTAGGTTTACATCGAATACCATTAAATCAAGTGTTAAGTAATATTTGTATTCATATCAATCAACTTATTTCAAAAAAAGATTTAGATAATGCTATTTATTCGTTATTTTTAACAAAAAAATTTGAAAATATTAAAGTGTTCCGACTTGATCATACTTTGATTTTTCAATTACAAGAAAAATTGATTATTTCTCATATCTCTTTACTAGGAACACAAATTCTTTCTATTGATCAACTAAAAATTAATTTGCAAAAGTTAGGAATTATTGAAGGACATTATCTTGATTTATTTACAATTAATATTTTTAAAAAACAATTAATAAGTTTTTATCAAAAAGTTGGAAAATATAAATTTACAATAGATATTAGATTAAAGATTTTACACCATGGTTTTGCCAATATAAATATTTATCTCTTTGATGGTTATTTTTATCAATTAAATAAAGTAGAAATAACGGGTACAAAAAATTTTTCTTTAAAAAATATTTATTCTTTATCACAAACATATCAAAAATTATTATGGTGGAATATTGTAGGAGACAAAAATTATTATCCAAAAATTTTAGAAGATGATTTAAATACTATACAACATTTTTATTTTAGAAAAGGTTATATTCACTTTTTTTTTAATTTTATAAAATTATCTAGAGATAATTACAATAAAAATATTTCTATAATGATTGATATACATGAAGGTCAACAATATCATATTTCTAATATATTAATAAATGGAAAATTTTCAAATTATTGTACTAAATTTATTCAGTTATTACATTTTCATCCTGGAGAAATCTATAATATATTTAAAATTAATAATTTAAAAAGCAAAATCGTAAAAAATATCGTTAATTATGGTTATAATAATGTTCAAGTTGAAATTATTCCTGAATTTAATGAAAGTAAAAAAACTGTTGAAATACAAATTCATATTGTTCCTGGTATTCGTTATTTTATACATCATGTTTATTTTAAAGGAAATAAATACACTAATAATTCAATTTTATTTAATATAGTACATTTAATTCCAGGTGATATTTTTAGGAAGAATGATTGTTATCATGCACAGAAAATGTTAATGAATACTAATTTTTTTAAACATGTTGATGTAAATATTCATTCTGTTGCTAATGATAGTAGTAAAATAGATGTTGTTTTTAATATAAAAGAAAAACATTCTAGTTCATTGAACTTTAATTCAGGTTATGGTTTAGAAACAGGTGTAAGTATTAATTTAAATTTAATTCACAATAATTGGTTTGGATCTGGTCAATTATTTAAAATTAATACATTAAATAATAATTATCAAACTTATGGAGAAATTGTATTAGCCAATCCATATTGGACTAAAGACGGTAAAATATTTACTAATCGTATTTTCTATGATCAATTTAAAGGAGGTTATAGTCATTTTTCAGATTATATGGATAAAAGATTTGGTTTGAATTCTAGTATAGGATACATTTTAGATAAACATAATCAATTACAGGTAGGTATAGGATACATACATAATGGGTTATCGTATATTAAATCTAAAGTATTTCGTTTTCATGATTTATTAAATAATTTTAATAAATTTGTACATAAACAACGTGGAGATAGTGATACAGATGATTTTTCTATAAATTATTTTTTAAAAAATCATTATTTATTATCATCTAATAAACAAATGTTAAAAAATATTTCAACATTAACAGGTAAAATTACTATTCCTGGATCAGATAATAGTTTTTATAAATTTATATTAGATAATAATCAATCTGTATTTTTAGATAAATTAAAACATTTTAGATTGTTATTACATTCTCAATTAGGTATAGGAGATACATGGTTATTAAATAAAAAAATGCCATTTTATGAAAATTTTTATGCTGGTGGTTTACGTTCAGTACGTGGATTTTATATGAATAGTATTGGACCTCAATTAATTACTTATGATACAACTATGCATTCTTGTATACAAGATAAAAAAAATAGTATTTGTCAAATACATAATTTTATTGGTGGTAATTATATGGTAGTTACTAATGTAGATTTATTTTTTCCTAATTTAATTTTTGATAAAATAAAGAAAAATAAATTTAGTACTTCATTGTTTTTAGATGTAGGTACTGTTTGGGACAGACATTGGAAAAATATGTTTGACTCCAATTTTTGGAATAAAACATTAAGTTATAAGAATCCTAATAAAATTCATAGTTCTATTGGTATAACGTTAAGATGGAATACTTCATTAGGGAAAATTATTATTTCTTATGCTAAACCTATTGGTAATTACGATAGATATAAAATAGAAAAATTTCAATTTAATATTGGAAATGTATTTTAA
- the fabZ gene encoding 3-hydroxyacyl-ACP dehydratase FabZ — translation MKIILDTIQHRYPFLLVDRILKFIKNNLIVAIKNVTINESYFQGHFPIEKIVPGVLMIESIAQTAGIFLSKNNESTKLCKPYYLVGIDKTKFKQFVVPGDQMIITVVLDKSKKGFYIFKGIITVDNKMVCKSTLTCMNYN, via the coding sequence GTGAAGATAATATTAGATACAATACAACATAGATATCCTTTTTTATTAGTAGATCGAATTTTAAAATTTATTAAAAATAATTTAATTGTAGCTATTAAAAATGTAACGATTAATGAGTCATACTTTCAGGGACATTTTCCAATAGAAAAGATAGTTCCTGGTGTTTTAATGATTGAATCTATTGCTCAAACTGCTGGAATTTTTTTATCTAAAAATAATGAATCAACTAAACTTTGTAAACCATATTATTTAGTTGGTATAGATAAAACTAAGTTTAAACAATTTGTAGTTCCTGGAGATCAAATGATTATTACTGTGGTTTTAGATAAATCAAAAAAAGGATTTTATATATTTAAAGGTATAATTACAGTAGATAATAAAATGGTATGTAAATCCACATTAACTTGTATGAATTATAATTAA
- a CDS encoding ribonuclease HII has product MNKLNFVVKSELIVGVDEVGCGSLVGNIVSAAVILNYRTPIYGLKDSKKLSIKSRMRLSKEIIAKARYWGIGSVNIEEIEQLNVFRARLLAMYRAVQKLNVFPDFIFFDGKHVPNIHIPSMSIVQGDNMIPEISAASILAKVYRDTEMINLDKIYPEYNFKDNKGYPTQYHLNALLKYGHTIFHRRSFFPVQKLFNNK; this is encoded by the coding sequence ATGAATAAATTAAATTTTGTAGTTAAATCTGAATTGATAGTAGGAGTAGATGAAGTAGGGTGTGGTTCTTTAGTCGGAAATATTGTCAGTGCTGCAGTAATACTAAATTATAGAACTCCTATTTATGGTTTGAAGGATTCTAAAAAATTATCAATTAAATCTCGTATGAGATTATCCAAGGAAATAATTGCTAAAGCAAGATATTGGGGGATTGGTTCTGTTAATATTGAAGAAATAGAACAATTAAATGTTTTTCGTGCTAGATTATTAGCTATGTATCGTGCAGTACAAAAATTAAATGTTTTTCCTGATTTTATTTTTTTTGATGGAAAGCATGTTCCTAATATTCATATACCTTCTATGTCTATAGTACAAGGTGATAATATGATTCCTGAAATTAGTGCTGCTTCTATTTTAGCTAAAGTTTATAGAGATACAGAAATGATTAATTTAGATAAAATTTATCCTGAATATAATTTTAAAGATAATAAAGGATATCCTACTCAATATCATTTAAATGCGTTATTAAAATATGGTCATACAATTTTTCATCGTCGTTCTTTTTTTCCAGTACAAAAATTATTTAATAATAAATAG